The following coding sequences are from one Solea solea chromosome 4, fSolSol10.1, whole genome shotgun sequence window:
- the cnih2 gene encoding protein cornichon homolog 2, which translates to MAFTFAAFCYMLTLVLCAALIFFVIWQIIAFDELRTDFKNPIDQSNPTRARERILNIERICNLLRRLVVPEYSIHGLFCLMFMCAGEWVTLGLNIPLLLYHLWRFFHRPADGSEVMYDPVSVMNADILNYCQKESWCKLGFYLISFFYYLYSMVYALVSF; encoded by the exons ATGGCGTTCACCTTTGCGGCCTTCTGCTACATGCTCACATTGGTGCTGTGCGCTGCGCTCATCTTCTTTGTCATATGGCAG ATCATCGCGTTTGATGAGCTCCGCACAGACTTCAAAAACCCCATTGATCAGAGCAATCCCACCAGAGCG AGGGAAAGGATTCTCAACATTGAGAGGATCTGCAACCTGCTTCGCAGA TTGGTAGTCCCGGAGTACTCCATCCACGGGCTCTTCTGCCTGATGTTCATGTGTGCCGGAGAGTGGGTCACACTGGGCCTGAATATCCCACTGCTCTTGTACCATCTGTGGAG GTTTTTTCACCGGCCAGCTGACGGGTCAGAAGTCATGTATGATCCCGTCAGTGTGATGAACGCTGATATTCTTAACTACTGCCAGAAGGAGTCGTGGTGTAAGCTGGGCTTCTATCTGATCTCATTCTTCTATTATCTCTACAG TATGGTCTACGCCTTGGTGAGCTTCTAA